The genomic DNA GCGCTCCTGCGCTTCCACCGAGAGCGTCGCGATGGGCCGGGCCTCGAGCCGCTTCAACGAGATCGGCTCGCCGGTGTCCTCGCAATAGCCGTAGGTGTTGTCCTCGATGCGCTGGAGCGCGGCGTCGATCTTGGCGATCAACTTGCGCTGGCGGTCGCGGGCGCGGAGTTCGATGGCGCGGTCGGTTTCGGACGATGCCCGAT from Bradyrhizobium sp. CCBAU 53351 includes the following:
- the dksA gene encoding RNA polymerase-binding protein DksA — its product is MNDRQKEYFRLKLLAWKDEILKESKLTLQALQEENVNHPDLADRASSETDRAIELRARDRQRKLIAKIDAALQRIEDNTYGYCEDTGEPISLKRLEARPIATLSVEAQERHEKREKVYRDE